The Oncorhynchus keta strain PuntledgeMale-10-30-2019 chromosome 28, Oket_V2, whole genome shotgun sequence DNA segment TCGTGGAACAACAACGACCGATCGCTCAACATCTTCGTCAAGGACGACAACAAACTGGTCTTTCATCGGCACCCCGTGGCTCAGAGCACGGACGCCATCCGGGCCTGTATCGGCTACACCCGGGGGCTCCACGTCTGGGAGATCAGCTGGGCCATGAGACAGCGGGGAACGCACGCCATTGTCGGCGTGGCGACAGGAGACGCGCCGTTACATTCTGTAGGCTACACGACCCTGGTGGGTAATAACCACGAGTCCTGGGGCTGGGACCTGGGACGAAATAAACTGCACCACGATGGGAAGAACCAGCCCAGTAAGACGTACCCTGCGTTCCTGGAGCCGGATGACACGTTTCTAGTCCCCGACTCATTCCTGGTAGTGTTGGACATGGACGAGGGGACTCTGAGCTATATAGTGGACGGACAATACCTTGGGGTGGCTTTCAGAGGACTCAAGGGGAGGAAACTGTACCCTGTCGTCAGTGCTGTGTGGGGGCACTGTGAAATACGAATCCGCTACATCAATGGACTCGATCGTAAGTATATGTTAAGGGGTTCAGGGTTGGCTTTTGTCTTTTTCTCTCAGACTAGGGGCTGCACCTTTTTGGACAAAGTATCTAATTACAAAATTCTTTGGCCAGATATTGCGACTATGAATTAAGGACCCAATTTTATAAATCTGTGCGAGATGTAATCTTGTATTTCCTTTCCAGCTTGTTTATGATGTTCTAGAAACTGACTctcatgtgctgaatacaacaggtgtagacctgacctgtgaaatgcttacttaaaaatAGATAATCATTTCCCCACCTTTTATTTAACccggtagaccagttgagaacaagttctcatttacaactgtgacctggccaagataaagcaacgcagtgcgacacaaacaacaacaacaacagagttacacataaacaaacatacagtcaataacacaatatgaaAAATCTATGGacggtgtgtgcaaatggagAAGGCTGAAGTGCGATTGGTCGACATGCCATGCAGATTTAGAGAGCCTGCTTGTGGGTGGCAgagtagcttagtggttagattgttggactagtaaccggaaggttgcaagttcaaacccccgagctgacaaggtacaaatctgtcgttctgcccctgaacaggcagttaacccactgatcccaggccgtcattgacaataagaatttgttattaactgacttgcctggttaaataaaagtaaaaaatcaaataaaaataagtatttggctaCGGGATGTTTTGTCAAAGGGGTGTTACATCGGAAATCAATGCCTTTTTAACATCGGTGGCTGAAGTGCGATTGGCTGACATGCGATGCAGAGTTAGAGAGCCCGCTTGTGATTGGTCATCATCTTCTTGTGCATGTAGAAAGTGAATGAGTCTAGCGCATCTCATTGGAGGAGGTACCGTAGTCTAGTTTGTTGTTGTGTCTCAGGAAGGAGGAGATGGCAGCCTCCCTCTTTCTATATGGATATTACACATGTCATTATCACAATTTGGATCTGAATTGGATTATTCGTGCAGCTCTACCAGAGACGTTGGTTTAGACTTTCTAAACGCCATAGACGTCACGTCTCACGGGCCTGTAGGGCGCGTTCAGCACAACACAATATttttggaacgttcagatagaaacCTGCTATGTAGATCAAACATGCTTCTCTGCGACACAACCCAACCATGCAGTAGGATAAGGAATAATGTTGGCTCAATTCATTTGATCTGTAACGTTAGGGCTATACTGCTCGCGTTCCTAGCTATCCCATGAACACTTCCTTCTggggattaaaaaataaataaatgtaaaccctttttctccccaatttcgtggtatccaattgttagtagttactctcttgtctcatcgctacaactcccatactgcctcgggagaggcgacggtcgagagccatgcgtcctccgaaacacaagccgcactgcttcttaacacagcgcgcttccaacccggaagccagccgcaccaatgtgtcggaggaaacaccgctgACCTGGTCCTGTGCGATGAGAcgaggatatccctaccggcaaaaccctccctaacccggaagacgctgggtcaattgtgcgtcgACCCATGGTCCCCCCCGggttgcggccggctgcgacagagcctgggcttgaacccagagtctctggtggcacagctcgCGCTGCgatgcgccacccgggaggcccctccTAAAGACCTTTAGCAGCTCAGTCTGGTCTTTCATTGTACAGACATGACGTGATTCAAAACTTCATAATAGacacattttttttggggggggggggcttgcgTCCCTAATGACtcccttatgtagtgcactacttttgatagggctctggtcaaaagtagtgcactatatagggtgtcatttgtttGGGCCGTACACACGTGTTTTATTGATGTAATGAACTTGAGCATAACGGTACATTCAAAGGTTGGGCCTTTATTACTGCACACCAAGGTTACATCAGAGCACTGAGGCTTTCTtgcctgttcccagatcagtttgtgctctCTTGCCATTTCCCATGGTTACTGTTTTTAATGTGTATATGTTGGTTTGTGTTGCCTTGCCAACACTAATCTGGGACCAGCCTAGAACAGACAACATTTAGGcttgcctggtcccagatcagtttgtgctgttctcTCAAACTGGAGCTTGCCAAATCAGCAagacagcctggtcccagatctgtttaggCTAACAGAGCCATTGATCCTAACTATTATCCCAGACAGTTGGGCACTACGTGACAAGGTACCACTGGCATCGTGATGACATCACTTGATCTCTCTGACCTTTGCCCCAGAGAACAACAGTAAATGAATAACTGAACAAGCCTGTTGATCacgtttttctttttttcttctcttctACCATCTTGACTGTGCTGCCTCGTC contains these protein-coding regions:
- the spsb1 gene encoding SPRY domain-containing SOCS box protein 1, coding for MGQSIPGGIKTIDMRDPAFRPLKLELAALDHAKPSRLDLLLDMPPAGQEVQMQHSWNNNDRSLNIFVKDDNKLVFHRHPVAQSTDAIRACIGYTRGLHVWEISWAMRQRGTHAIVGVATGDAPLHSVGYTTLVGNNHESWGWDLGRNKLHHDGKNQPSKTYPAFLEPDDTFLVPDSFLVVLDMDEGTLSYIVDGQYLGVAFRGLKGRKLYPVVSAVWGHCEIRIRYINGLDPEPLPLLELCRRSVRVALGRERLSEIHSLPLPASLKNYLLYQ